DNA sequence from the Actinacidiphila yeochonensis CN732 genome:
GCAGCCCATGCCGGGGCCTCGCTCTACCACGCGAGCAAGTGGGGCTGCGAAGGCTTCATGGAAGCCCTGGCCCAGGAAGTCGCCCCGTTCGGGATCGGAGTCACGCTCGTCGAGCCGGGCGGCGCGCGTACCGCGTTCGCCCGCGGCAGCCTGCGGCTGGGCGAGCCGCTGCCCGCCTACGACGGGACGCCGGCGGCATTCGTGCGCCGGTTCAAGGACGCCCCGCCGCCGCTCCTCGGCGATCCGGCGAAGATCGCCGCCCGCATCATCGACAGCGCGGCACAGCGGCCCGCCCCGATGAGGGTCGTCCTGGGCAGCGACTCCCACCAGGGGGTCACCGCCGCTCTGCGCAACCGCCTCGCCCAGGTCGAACCCCAGCAGGCCACCGCCGCCGAGACCGACACCGGCACCGGCACCGGCACCGACACCGGAACCAGCACCGGAACCAGCACCGGCACCGGCACCGGCACCGGCACCGACGAGACCTGAGCCGGCGCCCGGCCTACCCGGTGGCCCGGTGGCCCGGCACCCGGCCGCCGGTCACTCCTCGCCCTCCAGCTCCCCCTCCGTCTCCAGGTAGAGGCGGCGCAGCTCGGCCAGGGCCGCCGGGTCGGGCTCGGCCCACAGGCCGCGCGACTCGGCCTCCAGCAGCCGCTCGGCGATGCCGTGCAGCGCCCACGGGTTGGCCTCGCGCAGGAAGTCCCGGTTGACCGGGTCCATCAGGTACGTCTCGGTGATCTTGTCGTACATCCAGTCGGCGATGACGTTGGTGGTGGCGTCGTACCCGAACAGGTAGTCCACGGTGGCGGCCAGCTCGAAGGCGCCCTTGTAGCCGTGGCGGCGCATCGCCTCGATCCAGCGGGGGTTGACCACCCGGGCCCGGAAGACCCGCGAGGTCTCCTCCAGCAGGGTGCGGGTGCGGACCGTCTCCGGCCGGGTGGAGTCGCCGATGTAGGCGGCCGGGGAGCTGCCGGTGAGCGCCCGCACCGCCGCCACCATGCCGCCGTGGTACTGGAAGTAGTCGTCGGAGTCGGCGATGTCGTGCTCGCGGGTGTCGGTGTTCTTCGCCGCCACCGCGATCCGCCGGTACGCCGTCTCCATCTCCGGCCGGGCCGGCCGCCCGTCCAGCCCGCGCCCGTAGGCGTAGCCGCCCCACACCGTGTAGACCTCCGCGAGGTCGGCGTCGGTACGCCAGTCGCGGGAGTCGATCAGCTGGAGCAGCCCGGCCCCGTACGTGCCCGGCCGGGAGCCGAAGATGCGGGTGGTGGCGCGCCGTTCGTCGCCGTGCTCGGCCAGGTCGGCCCGGGTGTGGGCGCGTACGTGGTTGGCCTCGTCGGGCTCGTCCAGCGACGCGGCCAGCCGTACCGCGTCGTCCAGCAGCGCCACCGCGTGCGGGAAGGCGTCGCGGAAGAAGCCGGAGATGCGCAGCGTCACGTCGACGCGGGGGCGACCCAGCTCGTCGGCCGGGATCGGCTCCAGGCCGGTGACGCGGCGCGAGGCGTCGTCCCAGACCGGGCGGATACCGAGCAGCGCCAGCGCCTCCGCGATGTCGTCGCCGGCGGTGCGCATCGCCGAGGTGCCCCACAGCGACAGGCCCACCGAGGCCGGCCAGGTGCCGTTGTCGTCGCGGTAGCGGGCCAGCAGCGAGTCGGCCAGCGCCTGCCCGGTCTCCCAGGCCAGCCGCGAGGGCACCGCCTTGGGGTCGACGGAGTAGAAGTTGCGGCCGGTGGGCAGCACGTTGACCAGCCCGCGCAGCGGCGACCCGGACGGCCCGGCCGGGACGAACCCGCCGGACAGCGCGTGCGCCACCCGGTCCAGCTCGTCGGTGGTGGCCGCCAGCCGGGGCACCACCTCGCGCGCGGCGAACTCCAGCACGGCGGCGACCTTCCGGTCCACGCCGTTCGCGCCGTTCACGCCGTTCACGCCGTCGGCGCCGTCCGTGCCGTTCACGCCGTCCGGTTCCGCGAGGGGTTCGCCGAGGACGCGCGTGACGGTGTCCGGCACCGCCGCCGGGTCCCAGTCGGCCGCCTCCATCGCCTCCACCAGGGCTCGGGCCAGGGCCTCGGCCTCGTCGGCGGCGGTCCGGCCGGCGGC
Encoded proteins:
- a CDS encoding SDR family oxidoreductase; translation: MATDTWFITGVNSGFGRELAEQLLSRGCRVAGTVRREGSVDDLRATYGDRFRVAHLDVTDLSRVREVVDAAFRDLGRIDVVAINAGYGLFGAAEELSDEQMLHQISTNLLGSMQTARAALPHLRAQGGGRLIQISSVAGLAAHAGASLYHASKWGCEGFMEALAQEVAPFGIGVTLVEPGGARTAFARGSLRLGEPLPAYDGTPAAFVRRFKDAPPPLLGDPAKIAARIIDSAAQRPAPMRVVLGSDSHQGVTAALRNRLAQVEPQQATAAETDTGTGTGTDTGTSTGTSTGTGTGTGTDET